From Toxorhynchites rutilus septentrionalis strain SRP chromosome 2, ASM2978413v1, whole genome shotgun sequence, a single genomic window includes:
- the LOC129765574 gene encoding uncharacterized protein LOC129765574 yields MSQIFDPLGLVGPVVASAKMFLQRLWQLNLDWDDELPDQLQSWWLSFRASLATIKGLRIPRWIRSFESDEYELHCFTDASEKGYGCCIYVVSAAAGFKTSHLLIAKSRVAPTSGLSIPRLELCAAVLGSQLADSVLHTTKFAGKLTFWTGSTIVLHWINTPSSTWKVFVSDRVAEIQRLTKGFQWRHVPTTDNPADYLQATERKVTVALHVSVPDDSLIHAYSELAPLLRITAYCKRFAFNCKTTKTKRNTGNITVDEYDSALKTLVRLAQHTAFNAELQYLKRKNQAKPSLKDVQFKSPIKNLDLMFDSNGLLRIHGRLAELSNSYDSRFPMVLPADHQLSKLIARSIHHETLHAGPTQLLATIRQRFWPIRGRDLVRRTVHRCVTCFRCRPKASEQYMAPLPASRITPAKVFEHTGLDYCGPFLVRPLAGRGASVKVWVAVYVCFAVKAVELDIVAGLSAAACVNSLRRFVSRVGRVRVVHCDNSTSFIGAIHEVKEMRQKLIEQLRSNHLTNECLEKGIEFQFIPPRAPHFGDLWEAAVKAFKYHFQRIMGSSPYHMDDLRTAIAQAECMMNSRLLTPLSNHPEDLSVLTPAHFLLGEPAFRLPEPDYSNTPINRLSRF; encoded by the exons GATGAACTTCCGGACCAGTTGCAATCTTGGTGGCTGTCCTTTCGAGCATCACTTGCAACAATTAAGGGTCTTCGTATACCACGATGGATTCGAAGCTTCGAATCGGATGAATACGAGCTGCATTGCTTCACAGATGCATCCGAAAAGGGATACGGCTGCTGCATCTACGTAGTATCTGCTGCTGCTGGTTTCAAGACCAGTCATTTGCTGATCGCCAAGTCTCGTGTAGCTCCTACAAGTGGGCTATCCATTCCCCGTTTAGAGCTATGCGCAGCCGTTCTGGGAAGCCAGCTAGCTGACAGTGTCCTTCACACAACAAAGTTTGCCGGAAAATTAACATTCTGGACAGGTTCCACTATCGTCTTGCACTGGATAAATACACCGTCTTCCACATGGAAAGTTTTTGTGTCAGATCGCGTTGCAGAAATCCAACGACTTACCAAGGGCTTCCAGTGGCGACACGTCCCTACCACGGACAATCCAGCAGATT ATCTGCAAGCGACCGAACGTAAGGTAACTGTGGCGCTTCATGTGAGTGTTCCTGATGATTCTCTGATCCATGCATACTCCGAACTTGCGCCTCTGCTCAGAATCACCGCGTACTGCAAGCGATTTGCCTTCAACTGCAAAACTACAAAGACTAAACGCAATACGGGCAATATAACCGTAGACGAATACGACAGCGCTTTGAAAACTCTCGTACGTCTCGCACAACACACTGCTTTCAATGCAGAACTGCAATATTTAAAGAGAAAAAACCAAGCAAAACCATCGCTAAAAGATGTTCAATTCAAATCGCCTATCAAGAATCTTGATCTTATGTTCGATTCAAATGGACTTCTGCGCATTCATGGTCGTCTCGCTGAACTCTCAAATTCATACGACAGCCGTTTCCCGATGGTACTACCGGCAGATCATCAGCTCTCAAAGCTAATAGCTAGATCGATTCATCATGAAACTCTTCATGCTGGACCCACACAGTTACTCGCAACAATTAGGCAGCGCTTCTGGCCTATCCGTGGCAGGGATCTAGTTCGAAGGACAGTCCATCGTTGcgtgacatgttttcgttgCCGCCCGAAAGCAAGTGAACAATATATGGCGCCACTGCCTGCTTCACGTATTACGCCAGCAAAGGTTTTCGAACACACGGGGCTAGATTACTGCGGGCCGTTTCTCGTTCGACCTCTCGCGGGAAGGGGTGCTTCGGTTAAAGTCTGGGTCGCAGTGTACGTGTGCTTCGCCGTGAAAGCCGTTGAGCTAGACATCGTTGCCGGGTTGTCAGCAGCCGCGTGTGTGAATTCGCTTAGACGCTTCGTTAGCCGAGTCGGTCGTGTTCGTGTCGTTCACTGCGATAACAGCACCTCGTTTATTGGCGCGATTCACGAAGTTAAGGAGATGCGACAAAAGCTCATTGAACAACTAAGATCCAATCATTTAACAAACGAGTGTTTGGAGAAAGGCATCGAATTCCAGTTCATTCCGCCTCGAGCCCCGCACTTCGGCGACTTATGGGAGGCGGCAGTAAAGGCCTTCAAATACCATTTTCAACGAATAATGGGGTCTTCACCGTATCACATGGACGATCTGCGAACTGCCATCGCTCAAGCCGAGTGTATGATGAACTCTCGACTATTGACACCGCTTTCCAACCATCCAGAAGACTTATCCGTGCTCACGCCAGCTCACTTCCTATTAGGAGAACCCGCCTTCCGTCTCCCGGAACCAGACTACTCAAACACACCAATTAATCGACTCTCCCGATTCTAG